A window from Actinomycetospora corticicola encodes these proteins:
- a CDS encoding superoxide dismutase family protein: MFARIVLFSALGVVLVLAGCSSTSEVRRASGGALAAPGTPNATAVTYSPAAAPVGAEVTVETVRAADSTSATLTTTGLLPNRGYAVHLHTRPCGPTGADAGPHFQNRVDPAATPDRPSSDPAYANPENEFWLDLRTDASGAGTSGTTVPFALTDRVPASMIVHEKEMTATAPGQAGTAGGRLACVTLTP, translated from the coding sequence ATGTTCGCCCGAATCGTCCTGTTCAGTGCGCTGGGTGTCGTCCTCGTCCTCGCCGGATGCAGCAGCACCTCGGAGGTCCGCCGCGCCAGTGGTGGCGCCCTCGCGGCGCCCGGCACCCCGAACGCGACCGCGGTGACCTACAGCCCCGCGGCGGCGCCGGTGGGGGCCGAGGTCACGGTCGAGACGGTCCGGGCGGCCGACAGCACCTCCGCCACGCTCACGACGACGGGGCTGCTCCCGAACCGCGGGTACGCCGTGCACCTGCACACGAGGCCGTGCGGGCCCACCGGCGCCGACGCCGGCCCGCACTTCCAGAACCGCGTCGACCCGGCCGCGACTCCGGACAGGCCGTCGTCCGACCCGGCGTACGCGAACCCGGAGAACGAGTTCTGGCTCGACCTGCGCACCGACGCCTCCGGGGCCGGGACCTCCGGGACGACCGTGCCGTTCGCGCTGACCGACCGGGTGCCCGCGTCGATGATCGTCCACGAGAAGGAGATGACGGCGACCGCGCCGGGCCAGGCCGGGACCGCCGGCGGCCGGCTGGCCTGCGTGACGCTGACGCCGTAG
- a CDS encoding DMT family transporter, whose amino-acid sequence MLLAGVLVAVAAAAGNAVGSALQRSASRHHDHASRWWEGLLALLRRPAWLGGIGAHVVGFALQAVALALAPITVVQPVLVVELPFTLLLGALALGTPLGRRAWLSVGVMAGGVALFLASLETDEGGPQTATTGGWLVGTAVVVVVLGILTVLGRAGRGRRRALWFGIAAGVMYGFNAALLAGLGPAYAQGLGGVLTAWQTYGVLVGGTVSFLYLQQALQAGDLIWAQPGITLANPVVAVTWGLTVFGERVALDLRLIGLVGGVLAIAAGTVGLSLVRNQIAGRARA is encoded by the coding sequence ATGCTGCTCGCCGGGGTGCTCGTGGCCGTGGCAGCGGCCGCGGGAAACGCCGTCGGTTCCGCGCTGCAGCGGTCGGCCTCCCGGCACCACGACCACGCGTCCCGGTGGTGGGAGGGCCTGCTCGCGCTCCTGCGGCGCCCGGCGTGGCTCGGGGGCATCGGGGCGCACGTCGTGGGGTTCGCCCTGCAGGCCGTCGCCCTGGCCCTGGCGCCGATCACCGTCGTGCAGCCCGTGCTCGTGGTCGAGCTGCCGTTCACGCTGCTGCTGGGGGCGCTGGCGCTCGGGACCCCGCTGGGCCGGCGGGCGTGGCTGTCGGTCGGGGTGATGGCCGGGGGTGTGGCGCTGTTCCTGGCGAGTCTCGAGACCGACGAGGGCGGGCCGCAGACCGCCACGACCGGCGGCTGGCTCGTCGGCACGGCCGTGGTGGTCGTCGTGCTCGGAATCCTGACGGTGCTCGGCCGCGCGGGCCGGGGCCGACGCCGGGCCCTCTGGTTCGGGATCGCCGCCGGGGTGATGTACGGGTTCAACGCGGCTCTGCTCGCCGGGCTCGGTCCGGCCTACGCGCAGGGGCTGGGCGGCGTGCTCACCGCCTGGCAGACCTACGGCGTGCTCGTCGGCGGCACCGTCTCCTTCCTCTACCTGCAGCAGGCACTGCAGGCCGGTGACCTCATCTGGGCACAACCCGGGATCACGCTCGCCAACCCGGTCGTCGCCGTCACCTGGGGCCTCACGGTCTTCGGGGAACGGGTGGCCCTCGATCTCCGGCTGATCGGCCTCGTGGGAGGGGTCCTCGCGATCGCGGCGGGCACGGTGGGCCTGAGCCTGGTGCGGAACCAGATCGCGGGCCGCGCGCGGGCCTGA
- a CDS encoding alpha/beta hydrolase-fold protein has product MGYQRGLSLLDGWLPWTVQALVAIAFLVVLVPLLWSRRRVRGRWLRLGAVVVLGVAGAFAALGVFSGSGLASDPAPVLLWVWVGITVGAVVAVVVAWGPAPWWRRGLSVLVVPLSVVCVAVVANQWVGYVTTVQEGWSELDAGPLPDQVDAAALPSMIGHPRSTGAVVQVSIPADASGFAHRDEDVWLPPAWFAAGPRPVLPAIMMIGGEFNTPGDWIRVGNAVGTADAYAAAHGGTAPVLVFADAGGTFNNDTECVDGPRGNAAAHLTRDVVPYVEHSFGVSSDPRAWGVVGWSMGGTCAVDLAVMHPELFDSFDDIAGDAGPEVGTKQQTIDRLYGGDAAAWAANDPATVLAGHAPYADTAGRFDDSSDTGGGFGGRPGGARPGGRPPGSFHPPGGYGNGANSGIGGRGGGGANGQELPAARQLCAQARTRAIACTVVTQPGRHSWQFATTAFQLVLPWMADRVEHPGVAASAA; this is encoded by the coding sequence GTGGGATACCAGCGTGGCCTGTCCCTGCTCGACGGCTGGCTGCCGTGGACCGTCCAGGCCCTCGTCGCGATCGCGTTCCTCGTCGTCCTGGTCCCGTTGCTCTGGTCCCGACGACGGGTGCGGGGCCGGTGGCTGCGGCTCGGGGCGGTCGTGGTGCTCGGCGTCGCGGGTGCGTTCGCCGCCCTCGGGGTGTTCTCCGGCAGCGGCCTGGCGTCCGACCCGGCCCCGGTGCTGCTGTGGGTGTGGGTCGGGATCACGGTCGGGGCCGTGGTCGCGGTCGTCGTCGCCTGGGGTCCGGCGCCGTGGTGGCGGCGCGGGCTGTCCGTGCTGGTGGTCCCGCTGTCGGTGGTCTGCGTGGCCGTCGTGGCGAACCAGTGGGTCGGCTACGTGACCACCGTGCAGGAGGGGTGGTCGGAGCTCGACGCCGGACCGCTGCCCGACCAGGTGGACGCCGCGGCCCTGCCGTCGATGATCGGGCACCCGCGGAGCACCGGTGCCGTGGTGCAGGTGTCGATCCCCGCGGACGCGAGCGGCTTCGCCCACCGCGACGAGGACGTCTGGCTGCCGCCCGCGTGGTTCGCGGCGGGCCCCCGGCCGGTGCTCCCGGCGATCATGATGATCGGCGGCGAGTTCAACACCCCGGGCGACTGGATCCGGGTCGGGAACGCCGTGGGTACCGCGGACGCCTACGCGGCCGCCCACGGCGGGACGGCGCCCGTGCTGGTGTTCGCCGACGCGGGCGGCACGTTCAACAACGACACCGAGTGCGTCGACGGGCCGCGCGGCAATGCCGCCGCGCACCTGACGCGCGACGTCGTCCCGTACGTCGAGCACTCCTTCGGCGTCTCGTCCGACCCGCGCGCGTGGGGCGTGGTCGGCTGGTCGATGGGCGGGACCTGCGCGGTCGACCTCGCCGTGATGCACCCGGAGCTGTTCGACTCCTTCGACGACATCGCGGGCGACGCCGGGCCCGAGGTCGGCACGAAGCAGCAGACGATCGACCGGCTCTACGGCGGGGACGCCGCGGCCTGGGCCGCGAACGACCCGGCGACCGTGCTCGCCGGCCACGCCCCCTACGCCGACACGGCGGGCCGGTTCGACGACAGCTCCGACACCGGCGGTGGCTTCGGCGGCCGACCGGGCGGGGCCCGGCCCGGGGGACGTCCGCCCGGGTCGTTCCACCCTCCGGGCGGCTACGGGAACGGCGCGAACTCGGGCATCGGTGGCCGGGGCGGCGGGGGAGCGAACGGCCAGGAACTGCCCGCGGCGCGACAGTTGTGCGCGCAGGCCCGGACCCGCGCGATCGCCTGCACGGTGGTGACACAGCCCGGACGGCACTCGTGGCAGTTCGCGACGACCGCGTTCCAGCTCGTCCTGCCGTGGATGGCGGACCGCGTCGAGCACCCGGGAGTGGCGGCCTCGGCGGCCTGA
- a CDS encoding DUF397 domain-containing protein, with the protein MDTTWRSSTFATGADRVEWRVEAGRVELRHGGHAEQGTLVLSRAEWQAFLAAARSGQAGAIAY; encoded by the coding sequence GTGGACACGACCTGGCGGTCCAGCACGTTCGCGACCGGCGCGGACCGCGTCGAGTGGCGCGTCGAGGCGGGCCGGGTGGAGCTGCGGCACGGCGGCCACGCCGAGCAGGGGACGCTCGTGCTCTCCCGCGCGGAGTGGCAGGCGTTCCTGGCGGCGGCGCGGTCGGGCCAGGCGGGCGCGATCGCGTACTGA
- a CDS encoding NAD(P)-dependent alcohol dehydrogenase, with protein sequence MQRVAVLTEPDHVVLEDREVPEPGPGHVQVQVRAVSVCGSDVHYYDHGRIGGFVMHAPLVLGHETSGVVSAVGPGVTAPAVGTRVAVEPQEECGRCDQCRQGRYHLCPNIEFFATPPIDGSFAEYVVVPAHRAHPVPDALSDEAAALIEPLSVALHAAAKADIGPGSRVLVSGAGPVGLLCLQVALARGASAVVVTDVMALRREAATEYGATAVVDANDHDAGLAGIGEALGQADVVLECTGVQPAIDLAVAATAPAATVVLVGTGATVTLPLDVVQARELVVKGTFRYAHVYPAAIDLAASGRIRLDDMVTSHHPLEDAVGALLAARRDPMALKAVVHPAS encoded by the coding sequence ATGCAGCGCGTCGCCGTCCTGACCGAGCCGGACCACGTCGTCCTGGAGGACCGGGAGGTCCCGGAGCCCGGTCCGGGGCACGTCCAGGTGCAGGTGCGGGCGGTCAGCGTGTGCGGGTCCGACGTGCACTACTACGACCACGGCCGGATCGGCGGGTTCGTCATGCACGCCCCGCTCGTGCTGGGGCACGAGACGTCGGGCGTGGTCAGCGCGGTCGGGCCGGGGGTGACCGCACCCGCCGTCGGGACCCGGGTGGCGGTGGAACCGCAGGAGGAGTGCGGGCGCTGCGACCAGTGCCGGCAGGGCCGCTACCACCTCTGCCCGAACATCGAGTTCTTCGCGACCCCGCCGATCGACGGCTCGTTCGCCGAGTACGTCGTGGTGCCCGCGCACCGCGCGCACCCCGTGCCCGACGCGCTGTCCGACGAGGCCGCGGCCCTGATCGAGCCGCTCTCGGTGGCCCTGCACGCGGCGGCGAAGGCCGACATCGGGCCGGGGTCGCGGGTGCTGGTGAGCGGGGCGGGGCCGGTCGGGCTGCTGTGCCTGCAGGTCGCGCTGGCCCGGGGCGCGTCGGCCGTCGTGGTCACCGACGTCATGGCGCTGCGCCGCGAGGCGGCCACGGAGTACGGCGCCACGGCAGTCGTCGACGCCAACGACCACGACGCCGGCCTCGCCGGGATCGGCGAGGCGCTCGGCCAGGCCGACGTCGTGCTCGAGTGCACCGGCGTGCAGCCCGCCATCGACCTCGCGGTGGCGGCGACCGCCCCGGCGGCGACCGTCGTGCTCGTCGGCACCGGCGCGACGGTGACGCTGCCGCTCGACGTCGTGCAGGCCCGGGAGCTGGTGGTCAAGGGGACCTTCCGGTACGCCCACGTCTACCCGGCGGCGATCGACCTCGCGGCGAGCGGGCGCATCCGGCTCGACGACATGGTGACCTCGCACCACCCGCTCGAGGACGCCGTCGGCGCCCTGCTCGCCGCCCGCCGGGACCCGATGGCGCTCAAGGCCGTGGTGCACCCGGCGTCGTGA
- a CDS encoding alpha/beta hydrolase → MRRVLGTLLAGLVGTWLVGVVRALARVSPDLRTPRLLISFAWVPLGVVPVLRSRMRQDTVVPPGVGITERTVPGGVPVLLYDGGSRPSPSGALLWIHGGGHLVGHPGMDHDLAGRFAAEAGVLVVSVDYRLAPEDPFPADLDDCVAALHWLQDHAAELGVDPARIAVGGASAGGGLAAATVHRAHDDGRPVAFALLEYPMLDDRTALARVPGGRGRFVWDARMNRRAWTAYVGRPAGDPAVPEGAAPARRRDLAGLPPTWIGVGDQDLFHDEDVSYSGRLRASGVPVELHVEPGMYHGADANVPGAHAMRAFRGRMVTALRTAVGG, encoded by the coding sequence GTGAGACGGGTCCTCGGCACCCTCCTCGCCGGGCTGGTCGGCACCTGGCTCGTCGGGGTCGTGCGCGCCCTCGCCCGCGTCTCGCCCGACCTCCGGACGCCGCGCCTGCTGATCTCGTTCGCCTGGGTCCCGCTGGGCGTGGTGCCCGTGCTGCGGAGCCGGATGCGGCAGGACACCGTCGTGCCGCCGGGCGTCGGGATCACGGAGCGGACGGTCCCAGGCGGGGTCCCCGTCCTCCTGTACGACGGTGGGTCGCGCCCCTCCCCGAGCGGCGCGCTGTTGTGGATCCACGGCGGTGGACACCTGGTCGGGCACCCGGGGATGGACCACGACCTGGCCGGCCGGTTCGCCGCCGAGGCCGGCGTGCTCGTCGTCAGCGTCGACTACCGGCTCGCGCCCGAGGACCCCTTCCCCGCCGACCTCGACGACTGCGTCGCCGCCCTGCACTGGCTGCAGGACCACGCCGCCGAACTCGGCGTCGACCCCGCGCGCATCGCGGTGGGCGGGGCCAGCGCCGGCGGCGGGCTCGCGGCGGCCACCGTGCACCGGGCCCACGACGACGGACGTCCGGTCGCGTTCGCGCTGCTCGAGTACCCGATGCTCGACGACCGCACGGCCCTGGCCCGCGTCCCCGGCGGTCGCGGCCGGTTCGTCTGGGACGCCCGGATGAACCGCCGGGCCTGGACCGCCTACGTCGGGCGCCCGGCGGGCGACCCGGCGGTGCCCGAGGGCGCCGCCCCGGCCCGTCGTCGGGACCTCGCGGGGCTGCCGCCGACGTGGATCGGGGTCGGCGACCAGGACCTCTTCCACGACGAGGACGTCTCGTACTCCGGGCGGCTGCGCGCGTCCGGCGTGCCCGTGGAGCTGCACGTCGAGCCCGGGATGTACCACGGCGCCGACGCGAACGTGCCCGGCGCGCACGCCATGCGGGCCTTCCGTGGGCGGATGGTCACGGCGCTGCGGACGGCCGTCGGCGGCTGA
- a CDS encoding YybH family protein, translating into MTTTTVIEPGSALNRAWGDAFNAGDLPRLLEFYEPDAVIVPGPGAEPVRGIEAIEGALRWFLGLGGRLEFGESRYWIVSGDIALGSCAFELVGGHDGDGTPVPLAGVTAEVVRRQPDGSWRYVVDHPFGAGA; encoded by the coding sequence ATGACCACGACCACCGTCATCGAGCCCGGCAGCGCCCTGAACCGCGCCTGGGGCGACGCCTTCAACGCTGGCGACCTGCCCCGCCTGCTCGAGTTCTACGAACCGGACGCCGTCATCGTCCCCGGCCCGGGCGCCGAGCCCGTGCGGGGGATCGAGGCCATCGAGGGCGCCCTGCGCTGGTTCCTCGGCCTCGGCGGTCGTCTGGAGTTCGGCGAGTCCCGCTACTGGATCGTCTCCGGCGACATCGCCCTCGGCAGCTGCGCCTTCGAGCTGGTGGGCGGCCACGACGGCGACGGGACTCCCGTGCCGCTGGCGGGCGTCACCGCCGAGGTGGTGCGCCGGCAGCCCGACGGCTCGTGGCGCTACGTCGTCGACCACCCCTTCGGCGCGGGCGCCTGA
- a CDS encoding dihydrodipicolinate synthase family protein has translation MVDLDGLWVPLVTPFTSRDEVDLEALARLAAEVLDDGARGLVALGTTGEPTSLTPEERRAVVATCAEVAAARGGGLVVAAGTNDTRTTLARHAALADVPGVTAALTVVPYYVRPGEAAAVRHLTHVADRSPVPLVVYNVPARTGLGLGAAALLDLAAHPRVVGLKQAVGALDPDTTTVLAAAPPDFAVLAGDDAFIAPTVLLGGRGSITASAHVATGGFAALVADALAGRASAVREHHAALLPLVGALFAEPNPVVVKALLHAQGRIATPDVRMPLLPASSTASAGALDALCGLARQRSG, from the coding sequence ATGGTCGATCTCGACGGTCTCTGGGTCCCGCTCGTCACCCCGTTCACCTCACGCGACGAGGTCGATCTCGAGGCGCTGGCCCGGCTCGCCGCGGAGGTTCTCGACGACGGGGCGCGGGGCCTGGTGGCCCTGGGCACGACCGGCGAGCCGACCTCCCTCACGCCCGAGGAACGGCGCGCGGTGGTCGCGACGTGTGCGGAGGTCGCGGCCGCCCGCGGTGGCGGACTGGTCGTCGCCGCGGGCACGAACGACACCCGGACGACGCTCGCCCGGCACGCGGCCCTCGCCGACGTCCCGGGCGTGACGGCGGCCCTCACCGTGGTGCCGTACTACGTGCGCCCGGGCGAGGCCGCGGCCGTCCGGCACCTGACGCACGTGGCGGACCGGTCGCCGGTGCCGCTCGTGGTCTACAACGTGCCGGCGCGGACCGGCCTCGGGCTCGGGGCGGCCGCCCTGCTCGACCTGGCCGCGCACCCGCGGGTCGTCGGGCTGAAGCAGGCCGTCGGCGCGCTCGACCCCGACACCACGACGGTCCTGGCGGCCGCTCCCCCGGACTTCGCCGTGCTCGCCGGGGACGACGCGTTCATCGCGCCCACGGTGCTGCTCGGCGGGCGGGGGTCGATCACCGCGTCGGCGCACGTCGCGACGGGCGGGTTCGCGGCGCTGGTGGCCGACGCGCTCGCCGGTCGCGCGTCCGCCGTGCGCGAGCACCACGCGGCCCTCCTCCCGCTGGTGGGCGCCCTGTTCGCCGAGCCCAACCCCGTCGTCGTGAAGGCGCTCCTGCACGCGCAGGGCCGGATCGCGACGCCCGACGTGCGGATGCCGCTGCTCCCGGCCTCGTCGACCGCGTCCGCCGGGGCGCTCGACGCCCTCTGCGGCCTCGCCAGGCAGCGCTCGGGGTAG
- a CDS encoding helix-turn-helix transcriptional regulator — protein sequence MTRGGLLERMRRMPAVAADRETLARTVYAAVARHVPYDFACFATTDPSTGLITWASKTRDLGVGDEEFAATEYGEPDLNAFTEIAARRPPVGVLSVDTDGHPERCRRHREFMAPRFGFTDELRVAFVDRGATWAALALYRGPGDPPFTATEGDQLGSVATVVAEAVQRCLFRTDREVVHAADDPGPAVLVVDPTDRVAHLTPAAEAVIDELGGRDHGALPANLLAVVASTRHQGAPGQSRALGAAGRWLSLRSAPLSGPGGDGHVVVTVEPTSRAELGRLALAAHGLTAREEEVALLVLQGADTRTIAATLHLSPHTVQDHLKVVFAKLGVSSRREMTARLVL from the coding sequence GTGACCAGGGGTGGACTGCTCGAACGCATGCGCCGGATGCCGGCGGTGGCCGCGGACCGCGAGACGCTGGCCCGCACGGTGTACGCCGCGGTGGCGCGGCACGTGCCGTACGACTTCGCGTGCTTCGCGACGACGGACCCGTCCACCGGCCTCATCACCTGGGCCTCGAAGACCCGCGACCTCGGGGTCGGCGACGAGGAGTTCGCCGCCACCGAGTACGGGGAGCCCGACCTCAACGCCTTCACCGAGATCGCGGCCCGCCGACCCCCGGTCGGGGTGCTCTCGGTCGACACCGACGGGCATCCGGAGCGCTGCCGGCGCCACCGCGAGTTCATGGCCCCACGGTTCGGGTTCACCGACGAGCTGCGGGTCGCGTTCGTCGACCGCGGAGCCACCTGGGCGGCCCTCGCCCTGTATCGCGGCCCGGGCGACCCGCCCTTCACCGCCACCGAGGGCGACCAGCTCGGGTCGGTCGCCACCGTGGTCGCCGAGGCCGTCCAGCGGTGTCTCTTCCGCACCGACCGCGAGGTCGTGCACGCCGCCGACGACCCCGGGCCCGCCGTCCTCGTCGTCGACCCGACCGACCGGGTCGCCCACCTCACCCCGGCCGCCGAGGCCGTGATCGACGAGCTCGGCGGCCGCGACCACGGGGCCCTGCCGGCGAACCTGCTCGCGGTCGTGGCGAGCACCCGTCACCAGGGCGCGCCCGGGCAGTCGCGGGCTCTCGGCGCCGCGGGCCGCTGGTTGAGCCTGCGCAGCGCGCCGCTGTCGGGGCCGGGCGGAGACGGGCACGTCGTCGTCACCGTCGAGCCCACCTCCCGCGCCGAGCTGGGCCGCCTCGCGCTCGCCGCCCACGGGCTGACCGCGCGGGAGGAGGAGGTCGCGCTGCTGGTGCTGCAGGGCGCGGACACCCGGACGATCGCCGCGACCCTGCACCTCTCCCCGCACACCGTGCAGGACCACCTCAAGGTCGTCTTCGCCAAGCTCGGGGTCTCGAGCCGCCGGGAGATGACCGCCCGCCTGGTGCTGTGA
- a CDS encoding FAD-binding oxidoreductase, translating to MTTIAPAPVVDALRAVLPADRVVDDPDVLASYAHDDAEWAPWELPAAVVRPLDAAQCQAVVRACLEHRVPVVPRGAGTGLSGGANATAGSVVVSVEQMTRIHEIDPAERLAVVEPGIVNDDLRAECAKQGLWYPPDPASSPWSTIGGNVATNAGGMCCVKYGVTRDYVLGVQVVNGLGELVRLGRRTAKGVAGLDLAGLMVGSEGTLGLITEITVKLRPARAPEQTVAGYFANLVDAGRAVASITASGLTPSALELVDRTCLEAVDAWKNLGISAEADVLLLGRADAPGAAGEAEADEMIRHFDAAGATFSARATDAEEADALFAARRLAYPALERLGPVLTEDVCVPRAAVPEMLARIQAIGEANRVTIANIAHAGDGNLHPLLVTPVGDEPARERAQTAFHRIIADAIDLGGTVTGEHGVGLLKRDGLVAEQSPENLAMQRAVKAALDPHGILNPGKVL from the coding sequence ATGACGACGATCGCCCCGGCTCCCGTCGTCGATGCCCTGCGCGCGGTGCTGCCCGCCGACCGGGTGGTCGACGACCCCGACGTGCTCGCCTCCTACGCGCACGACGACGCGGAGTGGGCGCCGTGGGAGCTGCCGGCGGCGGTGGTCCGTCCCCTGGACGCCGCGCAGTGCCAGGCCGTGGTGCGGGCGTGTCTGGAGCACCGGGTGCCGGTCGTGCCGCGCGGCGCGGGGACGGGGCTCTCGGGCGGCGCGAACGCCACCGCGGGCAGCGTCGTGGTCAGTGTCGAGCAGATGACCCGCATCCACGAGATCGACCCGGCCGAGCGGCTCGCCGTCGTCGAGCCGGGGATCGTCAACGACGACCTGCGGGCGGAGTGCGCGAAGCAGGGCCTCTGGTACCCGCCGGACCCGGCGTCGAGCCCCTGGTCGACGATCGGCGGGAACGTCGCCACCAACGCCGGTGGGATGTGCTGCGTCAAGTACGGCGTCACGCGTGACTACGTGCTCGGCGTGCAGGTGGTCAACGGGCTGGGCGAGCTCGTCCGGCTCGGGCGGCGCACCGCGAAGGGCGTCGCCGGGCTCGACCTCGCGGGCCTCATGGTCGGCTCCGAGGGCACGCTCGGGCTGATCACCGAGATCACCGTGAAGCTGCGGCCCGCCCGGGCCCCCGAGCAGACGGTGGCGGGCTACTTCGCGAACCTCGTCGACGCCGGGCGCGCGGTCGCCTCGATCACCGCCTCGGGCCTGACGCCGAGCGCGCTCGAGCTGGTCGACCGGACGTGCCTGGAGGCCGTCGACGCCTGGAAGAACCTCGGCATCTCCGCCGAGGCCGACGTGCTGCTGCTCGGTCGCGCCGACGCCCCCGGGGCCGCCGGCGAGGCGGAGGCCGACGAGATGATCCGGCACTTCGACGCCGCGGGCGCCACCTTCTCCGCGCGCGCCACCGACGCCGAGGAGGCCGACGCGCTCTTCGCCGCCCGCCGCCTCGCCTACCCCGCCCTGGAGCGGCTCGGCCCGGTGCTCACCGAGGACGTCTGCGTCCCGCGCGCCGCGGTGCCGGAGATGCTCGCCCGCATCCAGGCCATCGGCGAGGCGAACCGGGTCACGATCGCCAACATCGCCCACGCCGGCGACGGGAACCTGCACCCGCTGCTGGTCACCCCGGTCGGCGACGAGCCGGCCCGCGAGCGCGCCCAGACCGCGTTCCACCGGATCATCGCCGACGCGATCGACCTCGGGGGCACCGTCACCGGCGAGCACGGCGTCGGGCTGCTCAAGCGGGACGGCCTGGTCGCCGAGCAGTCCCCCGAGAACCTCGCCATGCAGCGTGCGGTCAAGGCCGCGCTGGACCCGCACGGCATCCTCAACCCGGGCAAGGTCCTGTGA
- a CDS encoding hemerythrin domain-containing protein, with product MNSTVNLTSNAAPSTTHQHGRSCWWDHTQARWECRAAAPAPEPERPPVDVRDMIVVHTALLREFRLAPAAVARVADGARRRARTVGKHLDLLGDLLHHHHEGEDELLWPVLRERVPARALPRLAAAEAQHEGIDVALAAVRTARRAWGERVDAESRAALVEALGALHILLAEHLDLEERTLLPLASAHLTEAEWAAVGEHGAASTPKSALPLVFGMFAYEGDPEVLTSMLASAPAVPRTVVPLIAPRLYARHAARVHGSARP from the coding sequence ATGAACAGCACCGTGAACCTCACCTCGAACGCCGCCCCGTCCACCACCCACCAGCACGGCCGCAGCTGCTGGTGGGACCACACCCAGGCCCGGTGGGAGTGCCGCGCCGCAGCGCCCGCCCCGGAGCCGGAGCGTCCGCCGGTGGACGTCCGCGACATGATCGTGGTGCACACCGCCCTCCTGCGGGAGTTCCGCCTCGCGCCGGCGGCGGTGGCCCGGGTGGCCGACGGCGCCCGCCGTCGGGCCCGCACCGTCGGGAAGCACCTGGACCTGCTCGGCGACCTGCTGCACCACCACCACGAGGGTGAGGACGAGCTCCTCTGGCCGGTCCTCCGGGAGCGGGTCCCCGCCCGGGCCCTCCCGCGCCTGGCCGCGGCGGAGGCCCAGCACGAGGGCATCGACGTCGCGCTCGCCGCGGTCCGCACCGCCCGCCGCGCGTGGGGGGAACGGGTCGACGCGGAGTCCCGCGCGGCCCTCGTCGAGGCCCTCGGTGCGCTGCACATCCTGCTCGCGGAGCACCTCGACCTCGAGGAGCGCACCCTGCTGCCCCTCGCCTCCGCGCACCTCACCGAGGCCGAGTGGGCGGCGGTGGGAGAGCACGGCGCCGCGTCGACGCCGAAGAGCGCCCTGCCGCTGGTGTTCGGGATGTTCGCCTACGAGGGCGACCCCGAGGTCCTCACCTCGATGCTCGCGTCCGCGCCCGCGGTGCCCCGCACGGTCGTCCCGCTGATCGCGCCCCGGCTCTACGCCCGCCACGCCGCCCGCGTGCACGGCTCCGCCCGTCCCTGA